A single genomic interval of Eptesicus fuscus isolate TK198812 chromosome 10, DD_ASM_mEF_20220401, whole genome shotgun sequence harbors:
- the POU5F1 gene encoding POU domain, class 5, transcription factor 1 isoform X1 gives MAGHLASDFAFSPPPGGGGDGPGGPEPGWVDPRTWLGFQGPPGGSAIGPGLAPGTEVWGISPCPPPYEFCGGMAYCGPQAGVGLAPQGGLEAPQLEGEAGAGVESNSEGASPEPCAAPPGALKLEQEKLEPSAEEEASQNMRALQKDLEQFAKLLKQKRITLGYTQADVGLTLGVLFGKVFSQTTICRFEALQLSLKNMCKLRPLLQKWVEEADNNENLQEICKAETLMQARKRKRTSIENRVKGNLENMFLQCPKPTLQQISHIAQQLGLAKDVVRVWFCNRRQKGKRSSSDYSQREDFEAPRPPFPGGPVSFPVAPGPHFGPGYAGPHFTTLYSTVQFPEGEAFPAVPVTPLGSPMHSS, from the exons ATGGCGGGACACCTGGCTTCCGACTTTGCCTTCTCGCCGCCCCCAGGTGGTGGAGGCGATGGGCCCGGGGGGCCGGAGCCGGGCTGGGTTGACCCGCGGACCTGGCTGGGCTTCCAGGGCCCTCCCGGCGGGTCTGCCATCGGGCCGGGCCTTGCGCCCGGGACCGAGGTGTGGGGGATTTCCCCATGCCCCCCGCCGTATGAGTTCTGCGGGGGGATGGCCTACTGTGGGCCACAGGctggagtggggctggcaccccaAGGCGGCCTGGAGGCCCCCCAGCTCGAGGGCGAGGCGGGAGCCGGGGTGGAGAGCAACTCTGAGGGGGCCTCCCCCGAGCCCTGCGCTGCCCCGCCTGGGGCCCTGAAGCTGGAGCAGGAGAAGCTGGAGCCCAGCgccgaggaggagg CGTCGCAGAACATGAGAGCTCTGCAGAAAGACCTCGAGCAGTTTGCCAAGCTCCTGAAGCAGAAGAGGATCACCCTGGGGTACACCCAGGCCGACGTGGGGCTCACCCTGGGCGTTCTCTTCG GCAAGGTGTTCAGCCAGACGACCATCTGCCGCTTTGAGGCTCTGCAGCTCAGTTTGAAGAACATGTGTAAGCTGCGGCCCCTGCTGCAGAAGTGGGTGGAGGAAGCTGACAACAATGAGAACCTGcaggag ATATGCAAAGCGGAGACCCTGATGCAGGCCCGAAAGAGAAAGCGGACGAGTATTGAGAACCGTGTGAAGGGCAACCTGGAGAACATGTTCCTGCAGTGCCCGAAGCCCACCCTGCAGCAGATCAGCCACATCGCCCAGCAGCTCGGGCTGGCGAAGGAC gtggtccGAGTGTGGTTCTGCAACCGGCGCCAGAAGGGCAAACGATCAAGCAGTGACTATTCTCAACGAGAGGATTTTGAGGCTCCCAGGCCTCCTTTCCCAGGGGGACCAGTATCCTTTCCTGTGGCCCCAGGGCCCCACTTTGGCCCAGGCTATGCAGGCCCTCACTTCACTACGCTGTACTCCACGGTCCAGTTCCCTGAGGGGGAGGCCTTTCCCGCTGTGCCCGTCACCCCTCTGGGCTCCCCCATGCATTCAAGCTGA
- the POU5F1 gene encoding POU domain, class 5, transcription factor 1 isoform X3 produces the protein MAGHLASDFAFSPPPGGGGDGPGGPEPGWVDPRTWLGFQGPPGGSAIGPGLAPGTEVWGISPCPPPYEFCGGMAYCGPQAGVGLAPQGGLEAPQLEGEAGAGVESNSEGASPEPCAAPPGALKLEQEKLEPSAEEEPNMRALQKDLEQFAKLLKQKRITLGYTQADVGLTLGVLFGKVFSQTTICRFEALQLSLKNMCKLRPLLQKWVEEADNNENLQEICKAETLMQARKRKRTSIENRVKGNLENMFLQCPKPTLQQISHIAQQLGLAKDVVRVWFCNRRQKGKRSSSDYSQREDFEAPRPPFPGGPVSFPVAPGPHFGPGYAGPHFTTLYSTVQFPEGEAFPAVPVTPLGSPMHSS, from the exons ATGGCGGGACACCTGGCTTCCGACTTTGCCTTCTCGCCGCCCCCAGGTGGTGGAGGCGATGGGCCCGGGGGGCCGGAGCCGGGCTGGGTTGACCCGCGGACCTGGCTGGGCTTCCAGGGCCCTCCCGGCGGGTCTGCCATCGGGCCGGGCCTTGCGCCCGGGACCGAGGTGTGGGGGATTTCCCCATGCCCCCCGCCGTATGAGTTCTGCGGGGGGATGGCCTACTGTGGGCCACAGGctggagtggggctggcaccccaAGGCGGCCTGGAGGCCCCCCAGCTCGAGGGCGAGGCGGGAGCCGGGGTGGAGAGCAACTCTGAGGGGGCCTCCCCCGAGCCCTGCGCTGCCCCGCCTGGGGCCCTGAAGCTGGAGCAGGAGAAGCTGGAGCCCAGCgccgaggaggag CCT AACATGAGAGCTCTGCAGAAAGACCTCGAGCAGTTTGCCAAGCTCCTGAAGCAGAAGAGGATCACCCTGGGGTACACCCAGGCCGACGTGGGGCTCACCCTGGGCGTTCTCTTCG GCAAGGTGTTCAGCCAGACGACCATCTGCCGCTTTGAGGCTCTGCAGCTCAGTTTGAAGAACATGTGTAAGCTGCGGCCCCTGCTGCAGAAGTGGGTGGAGGAAGCTGACAACAATGAGAACCTGcaggag ATATGCAAAGCGGAGACCCTGATGCAGGCCCGAAAGAGAAAGCGGACGAGTATTGAGAACCGTGTGAAGGGCAACCTGGAGAACATGTTCCTGCAGTGCCCGAAGCCCACCCTGCAGCAGATCAGCCACATCGCCCAGCAGCTCGGGCTGGCGAAGGAC gtggtccGAGTGTGGTTCTGCAACCGGCGCCAGAAGGGCAAACGATCAAGCAGTGACTATTCTCAACGAGAGGATTTTGAGGCTCCCAGGCCTCCTTTCCCAGGGGGACCAGTATCCTTTCCTGTGGCCCCAGGGCCCCACTTTGGCCCAGGCTATGCAGGCCCTCACTTCACTACGCTGTACTCCACGGTCCAGTTCCCTGAGGGGGAGGCCTTTCCCGCTGTGCCCGTCACCCCTCTGGGCTCCCCCATGCATTCAAGCTGA
- the POU5F1 gene encoding POU domain, class 5, transcription factor 1 isoform X4 yields the protein MAAPCLVQGRDLACRGQPNMRALQKDLEQFAKLLKQKRITLGYTQADVGLTLGVLFGKVFSQTTICRFEALQLSLKNMCKLRPLLQKWVEEADNNENLQEICKAETLMQARKRKRTSIENRVKGNLENMFLQCPKPTLQQISHIAQQLGLAKDVVRVWFCNRRQKGKRSSSDYSQREDFEAPRPPFPGGPVSFPVAPGPHFGPGYAGPHFTTLYSTVQFPEGEAFPAVPVTPLGSPMHSS from the exons AACATGAGAGCTCTGCAGAAAGACCTCGAGCAGTTTGCCAAGCTCCTGAAGCAGAAGAGGATCACCCTGGGGTACACCCAGGCCGACGTGGGGCTCACCCTGGGCGTTCTCTTCG GCAAGGTGTTCAGCCAGACGACCATCTGCCGCTTTGAGGCTCTGCAGCTCAGTTTGAAGAACATGTGTAAGCTGCGGCCCCTGCTGCAGAAGTGGGTGGAGGAAGCTGACAACAATGAGAACCTGcaggag ATATGCAAAGCGGAGACCCTGATGCAGGCCCGAAAGAGAAAGCGGACGAGTATTGAGAACCGTGTGAAGGGCAACCTGGAGAACATGTTCCTGCAGTGCCCGAAGCCCACCCTGCAGCAGATCAGCCACATCGCCCAGCAGCTCGGGCTGGCGAAGGAC gtggtccGAGTGTGGTTCTGCAACCGGCGCCAGAAGGGCAAACGATCAAGCAGTGACTATTCTCAACGAGAGGATTTTGAGGCTCCCAGGCCTCCTTTCCCAGGGGGACCAGTATCCTTTCCTGTGGCCCCAGGGCCCCACTTTGGCCCAGGCTATGCAGGCCCTCACTTCACTACGCTGTACTCCACGGTCCAGTTCCCTGAGGGGGAGGCCTTTCCCGCTGTGCCCGTCACCCCTCTGGGCTCCCCCATGCATTCAAGCTGA
- the POU5F1 gene encoding POU domain, class 5, transcription factor 1 isoform X2 codes for MAGHLASDFAFSPPPGGGGDGPGGPEPGWVDPRTWLGFQGPPGGSAIGPGLAPGTEVWGISPCPPPYEFCGGMAYCGPQAGVGLAPQGGLEAPQLEGEAGAGVESNSEGASPEPCAAPPGALKLEQEKLEPSAEEENMRALQKDLEQFAKLLKQKRITLGYTQADVGLTLGVLFGKVFSQTTICRFEALQLSLKNMCKLRPLLQKWVEEADNNENLQEICKAETLMQARKRKRTSIENRVKGNLENMFLQCPKPTLQQISHIAQQLGLAKDVVRVWFCNRRQKGKRSSSDYSQREDFEAPRPPFPGGPVSFPVAPGPHFGPGYAGPHFTTLYSTVQFPEGEAFPAVPVTPLGSPMHSS; via the exons ATGGCGGGACACCTGGCTTCCGACTTTGCCTTCTCGCCGCCCCCAGGTGGTGGAGGCGATGGGCCCGGGGGGCCGGAGCCGGGCTGGGTTGACCCGCGGACCTGGCTGGGCTTCCAGGGCCCTCCCGGCGGGTCTGCCATCGGGCCGGGCCTTGCGCCCGGGACCGAGGTGTGGGGGATTTCCCCATGCCCCCCGCCGTATGAGTTCTGCGGGGGGATGGCCTACTGTGGGCCACAGGctggagtggggctggcaccccaAGGCGGCCTGGAGGCCCCCCAGCTCGAGGGCGAGGCGGGAGCCGGGGTGGAGAGCAACTCTGAGGGGGCCTCCCCCGAGCCCTGCGCTGCCCCGCCTGGGGCCCTGAAGCTGGAGCAGGAGAAGCTGGAGCCCAGCgccgaggaggag AACATGAGAGCTCTGCAGAAAGACCTCGAGCAGTTTGCCAAGCTCCTGAAGCAGAAGAGGATCACCCTGGGGTACACCCAGGCCGACGTGGGGCTCACCCTGGGCGTTCTCTTCG GCAAGGTGTTCAGCCAGACGACCATCTGCCGCTTTGAGGCTCTGCAGCTCAGTTTGAAGAACATGTGTAAGCTGCGGCCCCTGCTGCAGAAGTGGGTGGAGGAAGCTGACAACAATGAGAACCTGcaggag ATATGCAAAGCGGAGACCCTGATGCAGGCCCGAAAGAGAAAGCGGACGAGTATTGAGAACCGTGTGAAGGGCAACCTGGAGAACATGTTCCTGCAGTGCCCGAAGCCCACCCTGCAGCAGATCAGCCACATCGCCCAGCAGCTCGGGCTGGCGAAGGAC gtggtccGAGTGTGGTTCTGCAACCGGCGCCAGAAGGGCAAACGATCAAGCAGTGACTATTCTCAACGAGAGGATTTTGAGGCTCCCAGGCCTCCTTTCCCAGGGGGACCAGTATCCTTTCCTGTGGCCCCAGGGCCCCACTTTGGCCCAGGCTATGCAGGCCCTCACTTCACTACGCTGTACTCCACGGTCCAGTTCCCTGAGGGGGAGGCCTTTCCCGCTGTGCCCGTCACCCCTCTGGGCTCCCCCATGCATTCAAGCTGA
- the POU5F1 gene encoding POU domain, class 5, transcription factor 1 isoform X5, translated as MRALQKDLEQFAKLLKQKRITLGYTQADVGLTLGVLFGKVFSQTTICRFEALQLSLKNMCKLRPLLQKWVEEADNNENLQEICKAETLMQARKRKRTSIENRVKGNLENMFLQCPKPTLQQISHIAQQLGLAKDVVRVWFCNRRQKGKRSSSDYSQREDFEAPRPPFPGGPVSFPVAPGPHFGPGYAGPHFTTLYSTVQFPEGEAFPAVPVTPLGSPMHSS; from the exons ATGAGAGCTCTGCAGAAAGACCTCGAGCAGTTTGCCAAGCTCCTGAAGCAGAAGAGGATCACCCTGGGGTACACCCAGGCCGACGTGGGGCTCACCCTGGGCGTTCTCTTCG GCAAGGTGTTCAGCCAGACGACCATCTGCCGCTTTGAGGCTCTGCAGCTCAGTTTGAAGAACATGTGTAAGCTGCGGCCCCTGCTGCAGAAGTGGGTGGAGGAAGCTGACAACAATGAGAACCTGcaggag ATATGCAAAGCGGAGACCCTGATGCAGGCCCGAAAGAGAAAGCGGACGAGTATTGAGAACCGTGTGAAGGGCAACCTGGAGAACATGTTCCTGCAGTGCCCGAAGCCCACCCTGCAGCAGATCAGCCACATCGCCCAGCAGCTCGGGCTGGCGAAGGAC gtggtccGAGTGTGGTTCTGCAACCGGCGCCAGAAGGGCAAACGATCAAGCAGTGACTATTCTCAACGAGAGGATTTTGAGGCTCCCAGGCCTCCTTTCCCAGGGGGACCAGTATCCTTTCCTGTGGCCCCAGGGCCCCACTTTGGCCCAGGCTATGCAGGCCCTCACTTCACTACGCTGTACTCCACGGTCCAGTTCCCTGAGGGGGAGGCCTTTCCCGCTGTGCCCGTCACCCCTCTGGGCTCCCCCATGCATTCAAGCTGA